A single window of Mangifera indica cultivar Alphonso chromosome 18, CATAS_Mindica_2.1, whole genome shotgun sequence DNA harbors:
- the LOC123202193 gene encoding protein RRNAD1 isoform X1: protein MQMAGQCKYSCETAAETFQWIKAIVDFLKPFTFLISAHVVNFFTDKLWEAVDKDWIDSLRNEPIENLLLIPSGVVQDHWPDSLKEFVLTLKSLLLPREQADLYKVLPGWQVTSLSSVLAQGMNLKKKHEVEVLSAVVNLVANSISANTIVDVGAGQGYLAQVLSFQFQHSVVAIDACSHHGKVTNARAERIKKHYSAQIRKFGSENRSLNMPKTITCQVMSIDMLRALTNMSLPKDDVEQPKLTVQDNKKLDERKLQTLGNTESETSLVLAGLHACGDLSVTMLKTFVECKEVKAVVSIGCCYNLLTEEGFDIAGSLCGFPMSCGVKSANFPLGKNSRDLACQSAERWGSLHRDAGVHNFELHAFRAAFQMVLSRSYTEVIKTSPSVGRQGKALRRQQQRRILESCLQCEQSSRPSFNQKHFDITRTTVEIGQPKADDKSASILDKAAVSHGNSSYKSMRQETAVCTDKYLLFEKFCLSGLCRLGLKPVDSQSLCQIWDEVEPFADIIGPYWSLRAALGPLLETYILLDRLLFLQEQGSHLEAVMLPIFDPVLSPRNVAVIAKKK, encoded by the exons ATGCAAATGGCTGGGCAGTGCAAGTACTCCTGCGAGACTGCTGCCGAGACTTTCCAATGGATCAAAGCGATTGTGGATTTCTTAAAACCTTTCACCTTCTTAATAAGCGCTCACGTCGTCAATTTCTTCACCGACAAACTCTGGGAAGCCGTTGATAAAGATTGGATTGACAGTCTTCGCAATGAACCTATCGAAAATCTTCTTCTCATTCCCTCCGGGGTCGTCCAA GACCACTGGCCTGATTCACTTAAAGAGTTTGTTCTTACTTTGAAGTCTCTCTTGCTTCCTAGAGAGCAAGCGGACTTATACAAG GTATTACCGGGATGGCAAGTGACTTCACTTAGCAGTGTTCTTGCACAAGGCATGAATCTGAAGAAAAAACATGAA GTGGAAGTTCTTTCTGCTGTGGTTAATTTGGTAGCAAATAGCATTAGTGCCAATACTATAGTTGATGTTGGTGCTGGCCAG GGCTATCTTGCACAAGTTCTATCTTTTCAGTTCCAACATTCTGTAGTTGCAATAGATGCCTGTTCTCATCATGGAAAGGTTACAAATGCACGTGCAGAACGAATAAAAAAGCATTATTCAGCTCAGATACGGAAGTTTGG ATCAGAAAACAGGAGTCTGAATATGCCCAAGACAATTACATGCCAGGTAATGTCTATTGACATGCTGAGAGCTTTAACCAACATGTCGCTACCTAAGGATGATGTTGAGCAGCCAAAGCTAACCGTGcaagataataaaaaacttgATGAAAGAAAACTACAAACTTTAGGCAATACAGAAAGTGAAACTTCATTGGTTCTTGCTGGGCTTCATGCTTGTGGAGATCTATCAGTAACAATGCTCAA GACCTTTGTGGAGTGCAAAGAAGTCAAAGCAGTGGTTAGCATTGGCTGCTGTTACAATTTATTAACTGAAGAAGGATTTGACATTGCTGGTTCTCTTTGTGGTTTTCCGATGAGTTGTGGTGTTAAATCTGCTAACTTTCCTCTTGGAAAAAATTCACGTGATCTTGCTTGTCAG AGTGCAGAGAGATGGGGAAGTCTACATAGAGATGCAGGTGTTCATAATTTTGAGTTGCATGCTTTTCGTGCTGCTTTTCAAATG GTCCTTTCTAGATCTTATACAGAAGTAATTAAAACAAGTCCTTCAGTTGGACGACAAGGCAAGGCATTGCGCCGTCAACAACAAAGGAGGATCTTGGAGTCCTGCTTACAATGTGAACAAAGCTCACGTCCATCTTTTAATCAGAAACACTTTGACATCACACGCACAACTGTGGAGATCGGACAACCTAAAGCAG ATGACAAATCAGCCTCAATTTTGGACAAGGCTGCTGTATCTCATGGAAACTCTTCATACAAGAGTATGAGACAAGAAACTGCTGTTTGTACTGATAAATATTTACTCTTTGAGAAATTTTGCTTGTCTGGATTATGTCGCCTCGGTCTCAAACCTGTGGACAGCCAAAGTCTTTGTCAGATATGGGATGAAGTTGAGCCCTTTGCT GACATTATAGGACCTTATTGGTCTCTACGAGCTGCTTTGGGGCCTCTTTTAGAAACATATATTCTGTTGGACAGATTATTGTTCCTCCAGGAACAAGGCAGTCATCTGGAAGCAGTCATGTTACCTATATTTGATCCTGTATTATCTCCAAGGAATGTGGCCGTAATTgctaaaaagaaataa
- the LOC123202193 gene encoding methyltransferase-like protein 25 isoform X3, with product MQMAGQCKYSCETAAETFQWIKAIVDFLKPFTFLISAHVVNFFTDKLWEAVDKDWIDSLRNEPIENLLLIPSGVVQDHWPDSLKEFVLTLKSLLLPREQADLYKVLPGWQVTSLSSVLAQGMNLKKKHEVEVLSAVVNLVANSISANTIVDVGAGQGYLAQVLSFQFQHSVVAIDACSHHGKVTNARAERIKKHYSAQIRKFGSENRSLNMPKTITCQVMSIDMLRALTNMSLPKDDVEQPKLTVQDNKKLDERKLQTLGNTESETSLVLAGLHACGDLSVTMLKTFVECKEVKAVVSIGCCYNLLTEEGFDIAGSLCGFPMSCGVKSANFPLGKNSRDLACQSAERWGSLHRDAGVHNFELHAFRAAFQMILYRSN from the exons ATGCAAATGGCTGGGCAGTGCAAGTACTCCTGCGAGACTGCTGCCGAGACTTTCCAATGGATCAAAGCGATTGTGGATTTCTTAAAACCTTTCACCTTCTTAATAAGCGCTCACGTCGTCAATTTCTTCACCGACAAACTCTGGGAAGCCGTTGATAAAGATTGGATTGACAGTCTTCGCAATGAACCTATCGAAAATCTTCTTCTCATTCCCTCCGGGGTCGTCCAA GACCACTGGCCTGATTCACTTAAAGAGTTTGTTCTTACTTTGAAGTCTCTCTTGCTTCCTAGAGAGCAAGCGGACTTATACAAG GTATTACCGGGATGGCAAGTGACTTCACTTAGCAGTGTTCTTGCACAAGGCATGAATCTGAAGAAAAAACATGAA GTGGAAGTTCTTTCTGCTGTGGTTAATTTGGTAGCAAATAGCATTAGTGCCAATACTATAGTTGATGTTGGTGCTGGCCAG GGCTATCTTGCACAAGTTCTATCTTTTCAGTTCCAACATTCTGTAGTTGCAATAGATGCCTGTTCTCATCATGGAAAGGTTACAAATGCACGTGCAGAACGAATAAAAAAGCATTATTCAGCTCAGATACGGAAGTTTGG ATCAGAAAACAGGAGTCTGAATATGCCCAAGACAATTACATGCCAGGTAATGTCTATTGACATGCTGAGAGCTTTAACCAACATGTCGCTACCTAAGGATGATGTTGAGCAGCCAAAGCTAACCGTGcaagataataaaaaacttgATGAAAGAAAACTACAAACTTTAGGCAATACAGAAAGTGAAACTTCATTGGTTCTTGCTGGGCTTCATGCTTGTGGAGATCTATCAGTAACAATGCTCAA GACCTTTGTGGAGTGCAAAGAAGTCAAAGCAGTGGTTAGCATTGGCTGCTGTTACAATTTATTAACTGAAGAAGGATTTGACATTGCTGGTTCTCTTTGTGGTTTTCCGATGAGTTGTGGTGTTAAATCTGCTAACTTTCCTCTTGGAAAAAATTCACGTGATCTTGCTTGTCAG AGTGCAGAGAGATGGGGAAGTCTACATAGAGATGCAGGTGTTCATAATTTTGAGTTGCATGCTTTTCGTGCTGCTTTTCAAATG ATCTTATACAGAAGTAATTAA
- the LOC123202193 gene encoding protein RRNAD1 isoform X2: MQMAGQCKYSCETAAETFQWIKAIVDFLKPFTFLISAHVVNFFTDKLWEAVDKDWIDSLRNEPIENLLLIPSGVVQDHWPDSLKEFVLTLKSLLLPREQADLYKVLPGWQVTSLSSVLAQGMNLKKKHEGYLAQVLSFQFQHSVVAIDACSHHGKVTNARAERIKKHYSAQIRKFGSENRSLNMPKTITCQVMSIDMLRALTNMSLPKDDVEQPKLTVQDNKKLDERKLQTLGNTESETSLVLAGLHACGDLSVTMLKTFVECKEVKAVVSIGCCYNLLTEEGFDIAGSLCGFPMSCGVKSANFPLGKNSRDLACQSAERWGSLHRDAGVHNFELHAFRAAFQMVLSRSYTEVIKTSPSVGRQGKALRRQQQRRILESCLQCEQSSRPSFNQKHFDITRTTVEIGQPKADDKSASILDKAAVSHGNSSYKSMRQETAVCTDKYLLFEKFCLSGLCRLGLKPVDSQSLCQIWDEVEPFADIIGPYWSLRAALGPLLETYILLDRLLFLQEQGSHLEAVMLPIFDPVLSPRNVAVIAKKK, encoded by the exons ATGCAAATGGCTGGGCAGTGCAAGTACTCCTGCGAGACTGCTGCCGAGACTTTCCAATGGATCAAAGCGATTGTGGATTTCTTAAAACCTTTCACCTTCTTAATAAGCGCTCACGTCGTCAATTTCTTCACCGACAAACTCTGGGAAGCCGTTGATAAAGATTGGATTGACAGTCTTCGCAATGAACCTATCGAAAATCTTCTTCTCATTCCCTCCGGGGTCGTCCAA GACCACTGGCCTGATTCACTTAAAGAGTTTGTTCTTACTTTGAAGTCTCTCTTGCTTCCTAGAGAGCAAGCGGACTTATACAAG GTATTACCGGGATGGCAAGTGACTTCACTTAGCAGTGTTCTTGCACAAGGCATGAATCTGAAGAAAAAACATGAA GGCTATCTTGCACAAGTTCTATCTTTTCAGTTCCAACATTCTGTAGTTGCAATAGATGCCTGTTCTCATCATGGAAAGGTTACAAATGCACGTGCAGAACGAATAAAAAAGCATTATTCAGCTCAGATACGGAAGTTTGG ATCAGAAAACAGGAGTCTGAATATGCCCAAGACAATTACATGCCAGGTAATGTCTATTGACATGCTGAGAGCTTTAACCAACATGTCGCTACCTAAGGATGATGTTGAGCAGCCAAAGCTAACCGTGcaagataataaaaaacttgATGAAAGAAAACTACAAACTTTAGGCAATACAGAAAGTGAAACTTCATTGGTTCTTGCTGGGCTTCATGCTTGTGGAGATCTATCAGTAACAATGCTCAA GACCTTTGTGGAGTGCAAAGAAGTCAAAGCAGTGGTTAGCATTGGCTGCTGTTACAATTTATTAACTGAAGAAGGATTTGACATTGCTGGTTCTCTTTGTGGTTTTCCGATGAGTTGTGGTGTTAAATCTGCTAACTTTCCTCTTGGAAAAAATTCACGTGATCTTGCTTGTCAG AGTGCAGAGAGATGGGGAAGTCTACATAGAGATGCAGGTGTTCATAATTTTGAGTTGCATGCTTTTCGTGCTGCTTTTCAAATG GTCCTTTCTAGATCTTATACAGAAGTAATTAAAACAAGTCCTTCAGTTGGACGACAAGGCAAGGCATTGCGCCGTCAACAACAAAGGAGGATCTTGGAGTCCTGCTTACAATGTGAACAAAGCTCACGTCCATCTTTTAATCAGAAACACTTTGACATCACACGCACAACTGTGGAGATCGGACAACCTAAAGCAG ATGACAAATCAGCCTCAATTTTGGACAAGGCTGCTGTATCTCATGGAAACTCTTCATACAAGAGTATGAGACAAGAAACTGCTGTTTGTACTGATAAATATTTACTCTTTGAGAAATTTTGCTTGTCTGGATTATGTCGCCTCGGTCTCAAACCTGTGGACAGCCAAAGTCTTTGTCAGATATGGGATGAAGTTGAGCCCTTTGCT GACATTATAGGACCTTATTGGTCTCTACGAGCTGCTTTGGGGCCTCTTTTAGAAACATATATTCTGTTGGACAGATTATTGTTCCTCCAGGAACAAGGCAGTCATCTGGAAGCAGTCATGTTACCTATATTTGATCCTGTATTATCTCCAAGGAATGTGGCCGTAATTgctaaaaagaaataa
- the LOC123201666 gene encoding uncharacterized protein At2g29880-like codes for MTLYDPKKRTRGREKSKGVGLKRQWTKQEDAILIECLIILKESPHWKADNETFRVGYLVQLEKMMGERLPSSGLKVTPHIESRVKLLKRQYNAINEMIKNGSGFGWNDEEKCVTASKDVFDDWVRSHPNAKGLRHKPFPHYDSLVIVLGKDRAAGARAETATDAVEELDTENLDNNEDIIEVDIGLDSDYNDQDKEDATGSKKQTVNEGINQKTANSKKRKRNDEGFSRLVEEISKFGKSYKTIQQEIHEITTYFKKEVEGKNRRMNLFNALLELDGFSRQELLNVGEHIIKKEHKIDFFFELPMDFRKDYVIKQLAECNVYCPSFDP; via the exons ATGACCTTGTATGATCCAAAGAAAAGGACAAGAGGGAGGGAAAAAAGTAAAGGTGTTGGGCTTAAAAGGCAGTGGACTAAGCAAGAGGATGCAATATTAATTGAATGTCTCATCATTTTGAAAGAGAGCCCACATTGGAAGGCAGACAATGAGACTTTCAGAGTTGGGTATCTAGTACAATTGGAGAAGATGATGGGGGAAAGACTTCCATCTAGTGGATTGAAAGTTACACCTCACATTGAATCTAgagttaaattattgaaaagacaatACAATGCCATAAATGAGATGATTAAGAATGGAAGTGGCTTTGGATGGAATGATGAAGAGAAATGTGTTACCGCTTCAAAAGATGTGTTTGATGATTGGGTTAGG aGTCATCCTAATGCAAAGGGTTTAAGGCACAAACCTTTCCCACACTATGACTCGTTAGTCATAGTGTTGGGAAAAGATAGGGCAGCTGGTGCAAGGGCTGAAACAGCAACTGATGCTGTGGAAGAACTTGATACTGAGAATTTGGATAACAATGAGGATATAATAGAAGTTGATATTGGCCTTGATAGTGATTATAATGATCAAGACAAAGAAGATGCAACTGGATCAAAAAAGCAAACAGTGAATGAGGGAATAAATCAGAAAACTGCAAATAGcaagaagaggaaaagaaatgATGAAGGCTTCTCAAGATTGGTTGAAGAAATTAGTAAGTTTGGGAAATCATATAAAACTATCCAACAAGAAATACATGAAATTACCACTTATTTCAAAAAAGAGGttgaaggaaaaaatagaagaatgaatttatttaatgcTTTGTTAGAATTGGATGGTTTTAGTAGGCAAGAGTTGCTTAATGTTGGAGAGCATATTATTAAGAAGGAGCACAagattgattttttctttgaacTGCCTATGGATTTCAGGAAGGATTATGTCATTAAGCAACTAGCTGAATGTAATGTGTATTGTCCTTCTTTTGATCCATAA